The following are encoded together in the Janthinobacterium sp. Marseille genome:
- a CDS encoding lysozyme, whose protein sequence is MVPQSAIELAKRFEGFEKRVKRGTEITAVPYVCPAGFWTIGYGHLCAQDHPPITQEEAEAYLAQDLVKALRATLRYCPVLATEPERRLAAIVDFTFNLGAGRLQTSTLRRRINQRDWASAAQELRRWIYGGGRVLPGLVGRRNVEVLMLLP, encoded by the coding sequence ATGGTGCCGCAGTCTGCAATCGAACTGGCCAAACGCTTTGAGGGCTTTGAAAAGCGAGTGAAGCGCGGCACGGAGATTACCGCCGTCCCTTACGTCTGCCCGGCAGGATTCTGGACGATCGGCTACGGCCACCTTTGTGCGCAGGATCACCCGCCAATCACACAGGAAGAGGCTGAAGCCTATCTGGCACAAGACCTCGTGAAAGCGTTGAGGGCCACGTTGCGGTACTGCCCGGTGTTGGCCACTGAACCCGAACGACGGCTCGCCGCCATCGTGGATTTCACCTTCAACCTTGGTGCAGGTCGGCTGCAGACATCGACGTTGAGGCGGCGGATCAATCAGCGCGACTGGGCGAGCGCGGCGCAGGAACTGCGCAGGTGGATTTACGGAGGGGGACGTGTATTGCCGGGGCTGGTGGGAAGGCGCAACGTAGAGGTTTTGATGTTGCTACCCTGA
- a CDS encoding DUF6127 family protein has translation MNAPTVTEGMVTMPKDEFEELLERVAERGARAALSDVGLDGENAANDIRELRGLLEAFNTAKHTAWQTVIKLVTTSFLLALVAGALIKLKVFGGAQ, from the coding sequence ATGAACGCACCCACTGTGACTGAGGGCATGGTCACCATGCCCAAGGATGAATTTGAAGAATTGCTGGAACGTGTTGCCGAGCGCGGCGCGCGTGCGGCGCTGTCCGATGTCGGGCTCGACGGCGAAAACGCCGCGAACGACATTCGCGAGCTGCGCGGCTTGCTGGAGGCCTTCAATACCGCCAAGCACACCGCGTGGCAGACGGTGATCAAGCTGGTCACCACGAGTTTCCTGCTGGCGCTGGTTGCGGGCGCGCTCATCAAGCTCAAGGTGTTCGGAGGTGCCCAATGA